In one window of Flavobacterium ginsengisoli DNA:
- a CDS encoding DUF4890 domain-containing protein, translating to MKSILNADQYTKWTALKKEHKGHHRGKDHKSPQERDQAHLQKLTTDLNLNADQQKQVSELLSDRSTKMEILKKSRKDSGVEPTEADKKAMKKQMETDHKAYDAKMKSILTADQYKKWTAIQKEHKDKMKEYRKDKK from the coding sequence ATGAAATCAATTTTAAATGCGGATCAGTACACAAAATGGACAGCTCTAAAAAAAGAGCATAAAGGTCATCATAGAGGAAAAGATCATAAATCGCCACAAGAACGCGATCAAGCTCATTTGCAAAAGCTGACAACTGATTTGAACTTAAATGCGGATCAGCAAAAACAAGTCAGTGAACTTTTATCTGACAGAAGCACAAAAATGGAAATACTTAAAAAAAGCAGAAAAGATTCTGGTGTTGAGCCAACTGAAGCTGACAAGAAAGCCATGAAAAAACAGATGGAAACAGATCATAAAGCTTATGATGCCAAAATGAAATCTATTCTGACAGCTGACCAATATAAAAAATGGACTGCAATTCAGAAAGAGCATAAAGATAAAATGAAAGAATACAGAAAAGACAAAAAATAA
- a CDS encoding 2-hydroxyacid dehydrogenase, giving the protein MKVFINKNIPEAGIKLLQDKGISFTINPTENLLSREEFIKICQEHDALLNVGTNKLDEDFFQRCPNLKGIALFSVGFDSVNIPSANSRKIPVGNTPDVLSRATSDVAFLLMQSVARKSFFNHKRILGNDWGSFDPLANLGQELYGKTLGVFGLGRIGIEMAKKCKAAFGMKIIYHNRSHNEVAEKELDAKYVDFETLLAKSDVLSVHSNYSEENNELFNKNAFAKMKSSAIFINTARGKFQNENDLYDALTNNIIWGAGLDVTNPEPMKSDNPLLSLANCCALPHIGSATYEARNGMAVCATQNVIAVIEGKKMPFCVNEEVYF; this is encoded by the coding sequence ATGAAGGTTTTTATAAATAAAAATATACCCGAAGCTGGCATTAAATTGCTTCAAGATAAAGGCATTAGCTTTACAATAAATCCAACAGAGAATCTATTGTCAAGAGAAGAGTTTATAAAAATCTGCCAAGAACATGACGCACTTTTGAATGTTGGAACAAATAAATTAGATGAAGATTTTTTTCAGCGATGTCCGAATTTAAAAGGAATCGCTTTATTTTCTGTCGGATTTGATTCTGTCAATATTCCATCAGCTAACAGCAGAAAAATTCCTGTTGGAAATACGCCAGATGTTTTAAGCCGAGCTACATCTGATGTCGCTTTTTTACTGATGCAGAGTGTTGCCAGAAAATCATTTTTTAATCATAAAAGAATTCTGGGTAATGATTGGGGAAGTTTTGATCCGTTAGCCAATTTAGGTCAAGAACTTTACGGCAAAACTTTAGGGGTTTTCGGTTTGGGAAGAATTGGTATTGAAATGGCAAAAAAATGCAAAGCCGCATTCGGAATGAAGATCATTTATCACAATCGTTCTCATAATGAAGTCGCCGAAAAAGAATTGGATGCAAAATATGTAGATTTTGAAACCTTACTTGCTAAAAGTGATGTTTTAAGTGTTCACTCTAATTACAGTGAAGAAAACAATGAACTTTTCAATAAAAATGCTTTTGCGAAAATGAAATCGAGTGCAATTTTTATCAACACAGCAAGAGGAAAATTTCAAAATGAAAATGATTTATATGATGCTTTAACGAACAATATAATTTGGGGCGCCGGATTGGATGTGACAAATCCAGAACCAATGAAATCTGATAATCCGTTATTATCGCTTGCAAATTGTTGTGCTTTACCACACATTGGTTCTGCGACATACGAAGCCAGAAACGGAATGGCAGTTTGCGCGACGCAAAATGTAATTGCCGTTATTGAGGGTAAAAAAATGCCGTTTTGTGTTAATGAGGAAGTGTATTTTTAA
- a CDS encoding DUF4136 domain-containing protein gives MKTLKLIPFLLLLILTSCSTVTVYSDYDKTVDFTPYKTYAYFKPGIDKVEISDLDKRRILHAIDDQMQAKGFTKSDNPDLLINIFTKSREQVDVNQFTAGWGYGWGWGWNPYMMYGGQTTVSTSTEGTLYIDLIDAKRKEMVWQGEGIGTLTRNIDKKDEKIAEFVGKILAQYPPVKK, from the coding sequence ATGAAAACACTTAAGTTAATTCCGTTTTTGCTACTGCTAATACTTACTTCTTGCAGTACCGTGACTGTTTATTCTGATTATGACAAAACTGTCGATTTTACGCCTTATAAAACGTATGCCTACTTTAAGCCAGGAATTGACAAGGTTGAAATATCAGATTTAGACAAAAGAAGAATTTTACATGCTATTGACGATCAAATGCAAGCTAAAGGTTTTACCAAAAGCGACAATCCTGATTTGTTAATAAACATTTTTACTAAATCAAGAGAGCAAGTAGATGTAAACCAATTTACCGCTGGCTGGGGTTATGGCTGGGGCTGGGGTTGGAATCCTTACATGATGTACGGAGGACAGACTACTGTTTCTACTTCTACTGAAGGCACTTTATACATTGATTTAATCGATGCTAAAAGAAAAGAAATGGTATGGCAAGGTGAAGGAATTGGAACTTTGACAAGAAACATTGATAAAAAGGACGAAAAAATTGCTGAGTTTGTAGGCAAAATTTTAGCTCAATATCCGCCAGTAAAAAAATAA
- the ilvA gene encoding threonine ammonia-lyase IlvA gives MSLFNEVLNAKKQLENVVAATPLTQNLNLSDEFESTILLKREDLQIVRSYKIRGAYNKISSLNEKEKANGIVCASAGNHAQGVAYSCNLLHIKGKIYMPKTTPKQKVKQVQLFGKSFVEIVLTGDTFDDAYASATADAIKNHKTFIHPFDDEKVIAGQGTVGLEILESFKEPIDYVFVPIGGGGLASGLSEVFKHLSPHTKIIGVEPKGAPSMKTSIEENKNTPLKSIDKFVDGAAVKQVGDKTFEICRYNLEDIILVPEGKVCTTILRLYNEEAMVVEPAGALTIAALDFYKDKIKGKNVVCIVSGSNNDIERTAEIKERSLLYEGLMHYFMIQFPQRPGALKEFVNNILGPDDDITYFQFAKKNSREVGSVVVGLELKNKNDIMPIKLKMTENGFEFQYLNDNQDLFTQLIG, from the coding sequence ATGAGTTTATTTAATGAAGTACTTAACGCAAAAAAGCAACTTGAAAATGTAGTTGCTGCGACGCCTCTTACACAGAATTTAAATCTTTCAGACGAATTTGAATCGACTATTTTATTAAAAAGAGAAGATTTACAAATTGTTCGTTCATACAAAATTCGGGGCGCGTATAATAAGATTTCTTCGTTAAACGAAAAAGAAAAAGCAAACGGAATTGTATGCGCCAGTGCTGGAAATCATGCGCAAGGTGTTGCTTATTCGTGTAATTTGCTTCATATAAAAGGCAAAATTTACATGCCGAAAACTACTCCGAAACAAAAAGTAAAACAAGTACAATTATTTGGAAAATCGTTTGTTGAAATTGTTCTTACTGGAGATACTTTTGATGACGCTTATGCTTCTGCAACCGCAGACGCGATCAAAAATCATAAAACATTTATTCATCCTTTTGATGATGAAAAAGTAATCGCTGGACAAGGAACTGTGGGATTAGAAATTCTGGAAAGCTTTAAAGAACCTATCGATTACGTTTTTGTTCCAATCGGTGGCGGCGGATTGGCATCGGGATTGTCTGAAGTTTTTAAACACTTAAGTCCGCATACAAAAATCATTGGTGTTGAACCAAAAGGTGCTCCTTCGATGAAAACTTCCATCGAAGAAAACAAAAACACACCTCTAAAATCAATTGACAAATTTGTAGATGGTGCTGCCGTAAAACAAGTTGGCGACAAAACTTTTGAAATCTGCCGTTATAACTTGGAAGATATTATTCTAGTTCCAGAAGGAAAAGTATGCACCACAATTTTAAGATTGTATAATGAAGAAGCGATGGTTGTAGAACCAGCAGGCGCTTTGACGATAGCGGCTTTGGATTTTTATAAAGATAAAATTAAAGGCAAAAACGTAGTTTGTATTGTGAGCGGAAGTAACAATGACATCGAAAGGACTGCCGAAATAAAAGAACGCTCTTTGCTTTACGAAGGTTTAATGCATTATTTTATGATTCAGTTTCCACAGCGTCCTGGAGCTTTAAAAGAATTTGTCAATAATATTTTAGGCCCAGATGATGACATTACTTATTTTCAGTTTGCTAAGAAAAATAGCCGTGAAGTTGGTTCTGTTGTAGTTGGTTTAGAATTAAAAAACAAAAATGACATTATGCCAATTAAATTGAAAATGACCGAAAATGGCTTTGAGTTTCAATACCTGAATGACAATCAAGATTTGTTTACTCAACTAATTGGATAA